aaaaaaaacaaaacaaaaataaaaaaaaaaaaattaaaattagtaataatagatattttagatatttttatttaaattattaatttaatatttttattttaaatttaaaattttatgaaaatCTTTTTgttcaaataaatcattattggtacctaaatttaaattattattattattattattattattatcattattattattattatttttgtcattattattattattattattattattattattattattatttttgtcattattattattactattataattaaattttaaagcaGTTTGACCAAAAGTATTATCACCAAAAACATAAATATCattattgattgattgagCTAATGTATGTTTAAAACCTgaagtaatttttttaatatttgataatgattgaattttCTTTGGTGAATAATGATTCTCATTTGTACCATGACCTAAAGAACCACCATCATTCCAACCCCAAGAATAAACGGAACCATCGGTGGTGATATAGAATGAATTTGCATGATCACCAGCGAAAAtcgatttaattttattaccaGCAGCATTATCTCCAGTggatttaattctttttggtATGTAATGATTCAAAGTGTCATTCTCGCCATGACCTAATTGACCGAATTCGCCGTATCCAAAAGTGTagatttcattatcattggtCAAAAACATTGAATGATAACCTCCACATGCTATATCCACTATTCTGCtctcattattattaagtgTGAACGTTGTTATCTTTTTTGGTGTATAAATATTCTCTTTATCATTCGATCCTACACCATGACCCAATGCACCAAAATAACCATTGCCCCAACTATACAATGAACCATCATTACCCAACAATAAATTATGGTCACTACCTGAacaaatctttttaaaatctttaaatattgGATCGGTctcttttaaaactttaattggttttgagTAATATTCATCCTCTGATGGTGacgatggtgatgatgatttatcCTTTACCCTCTCTCTACCACCTAATTGATTCTTATGATTTCTACCCCATCCATAGATACCATCATCTTTAGTTACAACTAAACTATGTTCATATCCACTAACTATTgatataatattatcattgaatttttcaattttatataccttttcattattattattattatcgtcGTCATCATCAATGCTTCTACCAATACCCAATACTCCatattttgatttaccaATTGAATATAATTGATTATCATCTTTAGTTTGTAATATGATAAAATTACCACCTAAAGAAACATTACTAATCTTTTTAtcgttattaattttaattttgtttggTACTTCTGTGACTAAATTCGAATATAAACCCCAATGATAAAATTCATCGTTTTCATTGATTATACCTGAATGATAGGCATTTGCAAATATATCCTTTGCCTTCAACCCattcaattttattggtAACTCAGTTTCacttataaattcaaattcttctgtaccatcatcaaaataaactatttcattatcatcttcgtttgttgttgttgttgttgttgttgttgttgttggatcTACTATACAATTTACTTTATGATAAAagttaattattaaaaacaatgtaaatataaaataaataaaattattattgtttttcatttttttttatttttttattttttattatttgtatatatatatatatagatattatatatttttatttatttattttattattatttgtttttaattcatttgtttgatttgtaattaaaataactgaaaaaaaaaaaaaaattttaaaaaattgaaaaagcttcgtcactttttttttttttttttttttttttttttttttttttttttttttttagaataagTTAAGAATGACAAGACAAATCCATCCAGTCagttaattatatttatgaCTCAAATTGTAcacaataaaatataataaaaaataaaaaaaaagaaatacggttattttatattaattattattttttttattaacaaatatatgtaattggaattaaaaaaaaaaaagaaaaaaaaaaaaatttaaatttt
This region of Dictyostelium discoideum AX4 chromosome 3 chromosome, whole genome shotgun sequence genomic DNA includes:
- a CDS encoding regulator of chromosome condensation domain-containing protein (Similar to RCC1) is translated as MKNNNNFIYFIFTLFLIINFYHKVNCIVDPTTTTTTTTTTNEDDNEIVYFDDGTEEFEFISETELPIKLNGLKAKDIFANAYHSGIINENDEFYHWGLYSNLVTEVPNKIKINNDKKISNVSLGGNFIILQTKDDNQLYSIGKSKYGVLGIGRSIDDDDDNNNNNEKVYKIEKFNDNIISIVSGYEHSLVVTKDDGIYGWGRNHKNQLGGRERVKDKSSSPSSPSEDEYYSKPIKVLKETDPIFKDFKKICSGSDHNLLLGNDGSLYSWGNGYFGALGHGVGSNDKENIYTPKKITTFTLNNNESRIVDIACGGYHSMFLTNDNEIYTFGYGEFGQLGHGENDTLNHYIPKRIKSTGDNAAGNKIKSIFAGDHANSFYITTDGSVYSWGWNDGGSLGHGTNENHYSPKKIQSLSNIKKITSGFKHTLAQSINNDIYVFGDNTFGQTALKFNYNSNNNNDKNNNNNNNNNNNNNNDKNNNNNNDNNNNNNNNNLNLGTNNDLFEQKDFHKILNLK